TGAGCTTCTCGTCGAAGGTCTCGTCCACCTCGTAGCTGGGGCCCTTGCCGGGCAGGAACGCGGGCCGCAGCGGGGACAGGCCCGCCTTGGTCATCTCGAAGACGCCCGTCACCGAGTGCAGGCTGAACTCGCGCCCCGCGCTCATGCTGAGGATGGGGTGCTCCGCGCGCGTGCCGTCCGCCACCACCACCTGCGCGGGCTCCGCCTTCAGGTTCACCACCGGCACGGTGAAGAGCTGGAAGAAGTCCGGGTGCAGCGAGCGCCCCACCGTCCAGTCCTTGTCCAGGTCCAGGCAGAGGCAGAAGCGCATCCAGGAGCTGCCGCGCGGCGGCGGCACCTTCACGTGCACGAAGAGCTGCTGTTCCGGGAACTGGAAGAACGCGCGCAGGCGCTGGAACGGGTGCGCGTAGAGGCCGCCGTCGTCCGGCGCGGGCGGGTCCCGGTTGAAGGACACCTCGCAGGGGCTGCCCACGGAGTGCTCATCCGCCTGTTCGTCGTAGACGACGCTCACCTGCTTCAGGTGCTTGCGCAGCGCGTGGAACACCGCCAGCGACGAGCGGTACTCGTCCAGGTGCCGCACGTGCAGGCTGAGCACGTCGATGGGGTCCTTGCGCGCGAAGCGGGACTCGAAGCGCAGGATGAGCCGGTGGCCGCTTCGCACCTGCGGCACCACGTCCGTACCCTTGAGGAAGATGGGCAGCACGCGCAGGTCGCGCTGGAGGCGGAAGGAGCCCGCCACCCCTTCCGCGGGCGTCAGCCGCAGCTCCGTGCCCCGGGTGAGGAGCACCGGCTCCACCATCTTCTCCGTGGGCACGGCCTGCGCCATGGCGGCGGCGGGCACGGGCTCCAGGAGGAAGTCGAAGAAGCCCGCGAACAGCCGGCGCCAGGTGGAGCGCAGGTTGTGCAGCGTGGCGTGCCGCGTCTGCACGGAGAAGAACGCCATCGCCTCGATGAGGCGGCGCACGTCCGGGTCCTCGCGGTCCAACGGAGCCGCCGGGTGCCGCTCCTGGAAGCGCTGCCGGAAGCGCTCCAGCCCGTCCAGCTCCGACAGGAAGTCCAGGTAGATCTTCTCGGAGAAGTCCTTCACCGCCCGCTCTCCCGCCGTACGTCCGTTGTTGCCATGTGTTCCGTCAGCCCAGCTTCACCAGCGTGCCGCCCACGCTGGTGATGGAGCCCTTCAGGTTCGCCATGCCGCTGCTCTCCAGGTCGAGCTTGCCGGTGCCGGACACCTTGGTCATCGCGCCGGACATCTCCGCCTGGGACTTGCCGGCCAATTTCAGCGTCATGCCGTCCACCTTCGCCTCGCCGCCGGACGTCACCATCTCCGCGCCCGCGTTGCCCTTCATGGCCAGCTTGGACGTGGCCTCGATGTTCACGTTGGCGCTGGAGGACAGCTTCGCGTCGCTGGTGGCCGTCTGGGTGAGCTTGGCGCTGGACGTGAGCGTCATGTCCTTGGTGCTCTCCACCGTGAGCGTGTCCTGGCTGGTCCACTTGGAGACGCCCTTGGACTTCATCGTGAGGGTCTGCGTGTCGAAGGTGAGGTCCTTCACCGTCACGACGATGCTGTCCTGCTTCTGCACGATGGTGCTCGTCTCCTGCTGGCCCTTCACCGTGATGGTGATGCTGGTGCCGTCCATGACGACGGTCTGGGTGATCTGATCATCCGCGTTGTCGACCTGGACGGTGATGCCCTTCACCTTGTCCAGCTCGATCTTGCAAACCAGCGTGCCCATCGGTCCCTCCCGCCGTCAGGCGGACTCTTCCTTCACCAGGATGAGCAGGTTGCCTTCCTTGAGTTCGATCTTCTCCGTGTCGCTTTCGTTCGTGCGCTGGAGGCGCCACAGCGGCTTGTTGTCCTCGTAGAAGTGCCGCATGGACGTGCCGCTCGTCGTGGTCTTGCCGACGAGCAGGTGCACGCCCTGCCCGTCCGAGGGCAGCCGCGCGCCCGCCCGCCAGTCCAGGTGGCGCTTGAGCCACGCACGCAGGAAGTCCAGCGCCACCAGCACCCGGGCGCCCTTGTAGGCCGGGAAGTAGAAGTGCCCCGGCTGCAGGTTCGCGTTGAAGGGCACCTGGATGATCTGGTTCGCGAAGAGCGGCAGCTTGACCTTGTAGCTGTCCAGCGAGGTGGCGTCGTCCGTGTACGCCTGCCAGGTCTCGTCCTTCTGCTCGCCCACCTCGCTGACGATGAGCCCCTCCACGAAGCGCGGATACACGGGCGCCGTGAAGGACGGCAGGTCCACGTGCTTCTCGTCCTTCTTCTCCAGCCGCGTGGTGAAGGAGATGAGGTAGCGGCTCTCCGGCTTGGGCCGCCGCGCGCCCTCCTCCCCCTCCCCGGCCGCGCCCGGCTCGTCGCCCTCCGGGGGCAGCGGCTCCGCGCGCAGGCTCATCCGGCGCACGCGGAAGTCCTGCGCGGACGGCACGCCCGCGGCCTTCCACCCGGCCGTGTCCGGCAGCTTCACCAGCGCGCCCGGGGCGAAGGCCACCGCCGGGAAGCGGTTCCAGTCCAGCTCCACCTCCAGGCCGCGCACCTTGAGGCGCGCGGTCTCCAGCGTGACGCGGGCCTGCACGTCGTCCGCGATGTCCGTGCGCAGGAGCACGTCCTGCCGGATGCCGGTGACGGCCTGGGTGTTGGTGATGGCCTGGTTCTTGGGGCTCTCCGCGGCGGCGTTGAGGATGGCCACGTCGTGGCGCGCCACCTCCGGGAACACCACCGTCACGCTGTCCACGTCCGCCGCGCGCAGCGTGAGCGGCGTCCCGGTGGCGTCCTTCGCCGCGCGCAGCTGGTAGCCCTGCGCCGTGTAGTCGTACGCCATCACGCCGTTGCGCGTGTGCACGAACCAGACGACGAAGTCGTAGAAGCTGGCGCCGGACTCCGGCGTGAGGCCCAGGAAGATGAGCGGCAGCGTGGCGTCCAGCTGCGCGGCCCAGTCATTGGCCAGGGAGATCTTGTCGCCCTTGTGCGCGTCCAGCACGTCCTGCAGCGTCTTCTGCGTGTAGAGCACGCACGGGTGGTGCTGCGACCAGAGCAGCCGCGCGGGGTCCACGAAGCGCACGGTGTAGTGCCGGTAGGTGATGCCCGCGCCCTTCACCTGGGCGACGCTCTCCTCCGTGAGGGACTTGTCCAGCCCCAGCCCCTTCACCTTCAGCGACGTGAAGGTGGGCTTCGTCGCCGTGTCGGAGTGCACGGCCTTCAGCTCCAGCGCCACCTCCACCAGGTCCGGCTTGAGGAAGTCCGCCAGCAGCTTGTCCTGCTTCTGGCCGCCGTGCGCCGTCTCGTCGAGGACGCGGAACTCCACCCTGCCCTCGTGTCCCCAGCCGTGCAGGTCCAGCTCGAACGCGAGCACGTCCGACGAGGGGATGGCGTGCGCCGTCCCACCGATGGTGAGCGTGAGGCCCAGGTCCAGGCGGTCGGCGAAGGGCATCAGGTGTCCTCCGCCTGCACGCGCACCCGGCCGGTGGTGGAGTGGAACATCAGCCGCAGGTGGCAGGGGGTGCCGTCGAAGGTGCCCTTGCAGTCGAAGTACAGCCACAGCGCGCTGTCGCGGCCGCGCAGCTTCACCTCGGGCTCCGACAGCCGGGGCTCG
The sequence above is drawn from the Corallococcus macrosporus genome and encodes:
- a CDS encoding type VI secretion system baseplate subunit TssF, translated to MKDFSEKIYLDFLSELDGLERFRQRFQERHPAAPLDREDPDVRRLIEAMAFFSVQTRHATLHNLRSTWRRLFAGFFDFLLEPVPAAAMAQAVPTEKMVEPVLLTRGTELRLTPAEGVAGSFRLQRDLRVLPIFLKGTDVVPQVRSGHRLILRFESRFARKDPIDVLSLHVRHLDEYRSSLAVFHALRKHLKQVSVVYDEQADEHSVGSPCEVSFNRDPPAPDDGGLYAHPFQRLRAFFQFPEQQLFVHVKVPPPRGSSWMRFCLCLDLDKDWTVGRSLHPDFFQLFTVPVVNLKAEPAQVVVADGTRAEHPILSMSAGREFSLHSVTGVFEMTKAGLSPLRPAFLPGKGPSYEVDETFDEKLTSRQSLIVRMPEAFTAPRKIVLEALWHQPQFSAQAAGRVEVSVPGRHIEGLKWQTVGSLQPHRDSVLRDDVEALTQFLAWKAKPTLGRDEVVALLGHLGTPAESPFRRVLPWLKELKFSVVPDSALKGSGIRHAYEAVMEPFDQSFEPVVICFLEQLRDLLDAWNNEATVELKASVAGLGPLQLPT